Proteins encoded in a region of the Pseudomonadota bacterium genome:
- a CDS encoding endonuclease/exonuclease/phosphatase family protein: protein MRHRALTGFLFTLVVAALPLAAGANPDVRSASEPTAPRPTEPFRVLTLNIQLDGQERLPALIDLIRKTQADVVGLQECGSSARPIAEALGFGLVKQDDDRAILSRFPVLGTTPARQGALIMTPGGRAVAVFNAHLYYTPYQPYQLLGIPYQGAPFVSTAADAIAAAESARGKDVREMLADVATVDPRAPMIVMGDFNEPSHLDWTARAARAKRHPLEVAWPSTLAFERAGFTDSWRALHPNEIADPGFTWTPNTSVTDPRDHHDRIDFILARGDRLHATHVDIVGENALHAQIVVSPYPTDHRAVLTTFEIH, encoded by the coding sequence GTGCGTCACCGCGCTCTCACCGGCTTCCTGTTCACCCTCGTGGTCGCAGCACTTCCTCTCGCCGCGGGCGCAAATCCAGACGTCAGAAGCGCCAGCGAACCGACAGCACCGCGACCCACGGAACCTTTCCGCGTGCTCACACTCAACATCCAGCTCGACGGTCAGGAACGCCTGCCCGCGCTCATCGACCTCATCCGGAAGACGCAAGCCGACGTCGTGGGGCTGCAAGAGTGCGGATCAAGTGCGCGACCCATCGCGGAAGCGCTGGGCTTTGGATTGGTGAAGCAAGACGACGACCGCGCGATTCTATCACGGTTCCCTGTTCTGGGAACCACGCCCGCCCGACAGGGCGCCCTGATCATGACGCCGGGTGGCAGGGCTGTAGCGGTGTTCAACGCACACCTGTACTACACACCCTACCAGCCCTATCAGCTGCTGGGCATCCCCTACCAGGGCGCTCCCTTCGTGAGCACCGCCGCAGATGCCATTGCCGCTGCGGAGAGCGCGCGAGGAAAGGATGTGCGAGAGATGCTGGCCGACGTGGCCACCGTCGACCCACGAGCCCCCATGATCGTGATGGGAGACTTCAACGAGCCTTCACATCTCGACTGGACCGCCCGCGCCGCCCGTGCGAAGCGACATCCCCTCGAAGTGGCCTGGCCCTCCACGCTGGCGTTCGAGCGCGCCGGCTTCACAGACTCATGGAGAGCGCTTCATCCCAACGAGATCGCTGACCCCGGTTTCACCTGGACGCCCAACACCTCGGTCACCGACCCGCGCGACCATCACGACCGCATCGACTTCATTCTCGCGCGCGGCGATCGGCTGCACGCAACCCATGTCGACATCGTGGGTGAGAACGCACTGCACGCCCAGATCGTGGTCTCCCCCTATCCCACCGATCACCGAGCCGTTCTCACCACATTCGAGATCCACTGA